A genomic window from Peromyscus maniculatus bairdii isolate BWxNUB_F1_BW_parent chromosome 1, HU_Pman_BW_mat_3.1, whole genome shotgun sequence includes:
- the LOC102916930 gene encoding vomeronasal type-1 receptor 4-like, with protein sequence MSMSFQSKTLKTTEELALQVLLLSQVGIGTLANILLFFYNFSPKFTGSQLRPTQVIVTNLAVANAFLLLITAFPNKMMVFAPRSPPTNLKCKIEFFICLVARSTNMCSTSVLSIHQFVTLVPGHWGRLMPRGRAPNVQSYSCYSCWLFSILSNVYIPMKVIGPQSTGNDTNKNSKWVCSTSGFTVGMAILHFAHDATFISIMIWTSVSMVLLLHRHRQRTQHILTASQNHRGHAETRAAQTVLMLVVTFVSLYLLNFICVIFHTFLIDSRLWLRHVNEVLTAGFPTVSPFLLIFRDPKDPCSVLFNC encoded by the coding sequence ATGTCCATGTCCTTTCAGAGTAAAACTCTAAAAACCACTGAGGAACTGGCTCTCCAGGTGCTCCTGCTTTCCCAGGTTGGAATTGGGACTCTGGCCaacattcttctgtttttctacAATTTCTCTCCCAAATTTACTGGTTCTCAACTGAGGCCCACACAGGTCATTGTCACCAACTTGGCTGTGGCCaatgccttccttctcctcatcaCTGCATTTCCAAACAAGATGATGGTTTTTGCTCCAAGGAGTCCTCCAACTAACCTGAAATGCAAAATTGAGTTCTTCATTTGCCTGGTGGCTCGAAGCACAAACATGTGCTCCACCTCTGTCCTGAGCATCCATCAGTTTGTCACTCTTGTTCCTGGTCATTGGGGTAGGCTGATGCCTCGAGGAAGAGCTCCTAATGTCCagagttattcttgttacagTTGTTGGTTGTTCAGTATCTTAAGTAATGTCTATATTCCAATGAAAGTCATCGGTCCACAGAGCACAGGCAATGACACTAACAAAAACAGCAAGTGGGTCTGCTCCACATCTGGATTCACTGTAGGCATGGCCATCTTGCATTTTGCCCATGATGCCACATTCATCAGCATCATGATCTGGACCAGTGTCTCCATGGTGCTTCTCCTCCATAGGCATCGCCAGCGAACACAGCACATCCTCACTGCCAGTCAGAACCACCGAGGCCATGCTGAGACCAGAGCAGCCCAAACTGTCCTCATGCTGGTGGTCACATTTGTTTCCCTGTACctcctaaattttatttgtgtaatcTTTCACACTTTTTTAATAGACTCTCGTCTCTGGTTGAGGCATGTAAATGAAGTTTTGACTGCAGGCTTCCCTACTGTTTCTCCCTTCCTGTTGATCTTTAGGGATCCTAAGGATCCCTGTTCTGTGCTCTTCAACTGCTGA